A single Tenacibaculum sp. Bg11-29 DNA region contains:
- the tssD gene encoding type VI secretion system tube protein TssD, translating into MGSFRASLELGGKEFDVLATEYAFSRDTDKKGKIASNVYGGRINVTIESTADSSVIEAMLNSQFKAIEGKIIFKKSEEDSKMKEVEFKNAYIVYYKENLNVNGDVPMTINFTISAEEMSIGNASIDNRWPVA; encoded by the coding sequence ATGGGATCATTTAGAGCATCACTAGAATTAGGAGGGAAAGAATTTGACGTATTAGCAACAGAATACGCTTTTAGTAGAGATACTGATAAGAAAGGTAAAATTGCATCTAATGTTTACGGAGGAAGAATCAATGTAACAATAGAGTCTACAGCAGATTCATCTGTAATCGAAGCGATGTTAAATAGCCAATTTAAAGCTATTGAAGGAAAAATCATTTTTAAGAAATCTGAAGAAGATTCAAAAATGAAAGAAGTTGAGTTTAAAAACGCATACATAGTATACTACAAAGAAAACTTAAACGTAAACGGAGATGTACCAATGACTATTAACTTTACTATTTCTGCAGAAGAAATGAGTATTGGTAATGCATCTATCGATAACCGTTGGCCAGTAGCATAA